The Cheilinus undulatus linkage group 17, ASM1832078v1, whole genome shotgun sequence genomic sequence GCGGTCGCTGGCAGTGGTGGTGGTGTGGGGAGGCTCTGAGACAGAGGGGAGGCCCTTAGCTTTGATGTCTgaggtggtggaggagggggagggaggatCCTGGGTGGGGCTGCGGGAACTCTTGCCTGATTTGGCACTAGTAGGTGGTGGGGGTGGGGCTGGTTTGGGTTTCTGAAGCTTCCCTCTCTCCCTGACAGATGAGGAGTCCACAGAGTGCTTGTTCCTGCGGGCACGGCACTCCTCCCCCGCTAAACCTAAAGCAGGGAACACATTTGATTTGAGGAGCTCAGCGTGAAGAGCGCTGGTTTTGGAGTTCTCAAGCCCAGGCAGCCCTGGCCTCCTTACAACTTTAGGTGTCAAAGCCTGGGGACTAGAACCAGGACTTGGGTCAGAGTCTTTGCCTaagaaagaagaggaggcaTCTGCTGATGTAGTCAGACGAGGCGGGGGAGTCAGGGTGCCCATTCTAGGAGCATTCTCCCCTTTTTGCTCACTGGTTCTTTTGCGTGGCAGAGCTGGTTTGCCCCCGAAGGTCCCAGAGTCGAAGTGTCGCTGGCCGAGGTCTCGCGGCAGAGTGACGGACTTCCACTCGGTACCATCTGAGCCTGAGGGCATGCTCGAGGACCAAAGGAAGCGCTTTGAGTTGGACATGGTTTCCTCCTCACTGGGCGGTGTCGTAGCCGCTTTCCCTCCGGGGCTGGGCATCGCCGGAGCTCCCTTCTTCCTGGGAAACAAGGGTCCTGGATATGTCGGAGCCCCATTCGTGATCCCCCCTGCCCCGTTATTATTAATACTCAGGAACTTGGCAGAGTCCAAGCCATGTGTGACGTCATTAATGGCAGCACCGTTGTTGAAGCTCTCACTTTCTCGAGGGTCTGGAGTCACACCTCTCCTGTCGGGATGGATGTCCATCTCTCTAAAAGAGGAGCTGCGTTTGGGCGGGGCGGGGgcgttcttcttcttcttcttgataAGACTGAGGAAACCACTGCCTCGGGTCTTGTCCTTGTCTTTGGGGAGCAGGCGGTCATCATCATTCAGGCTACTGTCCAGGAGAGGGCGCTCTTTCCTAGGAAGCATGGGTGATGAGACAGCTGCTTCTGGATCTACGGGGTCTGAGGAAGAGCCAGAAAAGTAAAGACAATCATCAGTGACAGAGAATGAAAGCAAAGTAAATCaccaaacatgtttaaagaataaagaataaaaatgtttaagaacgTTGAATGTTATTATTGATGGAATAAAATACtatggaaagtttttttttgaaGGTCATGGGTCATGATTCAATTATCTAAATACAaagtaaccaaaaaaaaaaagaaaaaaagacacactGAAGGGCTCCAAAATCCACATTATTTCTTTTACCAAAATAGTGACATTTCAAGCACAGCTGATCTCATTCAGTGCTGGATTAGTAAATAATTTGGTGCAATAAACAATTCTGATTTTGGAGCTCTGCAGTGTGTGGGACACCTTTCATTtacttcatgttttctcttttggcTCAGCACCTGCCCACCTTGATTTGAATGCACGTGTTAAGATTCCTTTTTATCAAATACCCCAAAATAgccatctttttttaaataatagttTCCATACAATTTCAATCTTAACTTAGAAATGTTAACAGGCTGGATCTGAACCTCAGCTTCCCGCTCTGAGGACAACAACCTCTCTGTACTTTGGGTGTGCAGACTAGGAATTGATGGTAACACAGTGATACTGAATCCCAGGGTATTAAGAAAAAGCCACGGTATTGCTTCAACAAGGACGGTGCTGCATAATGAGCACACGTTTATAATAATGCCTTGAGAGCTTATGTCCATtcccaccagcagcaccactgcctgtgtagatgctttaaaagtgagCACCATAGATTGGCACAACGCTGACACAGCGGTATGGTCTTCTAAGTCAAACTGCTGAATACAAATCGCTGGTTTTAATGTGATCCACAACAACGTgagtttaaaacactttaattcttctttctggaTGTAGATCAGAGATAAAAATTAGTTTATTTAGAACCACACCTCTATCCTGCAGCAGCAATGCCAGGCACAATTAGAAccatcaaagtttttaaaaaacattcaaacttcTTTTTCCCCTGAAGTTAATCAGTACTTGTTTATTATTTAAGGCACTGAAGTAGTCTGTAACTTTTTATTCCTAAAAAGTGAGCTTGCAGCTGGACAGAGCTTAGAATTCAAGGCTgatctttatctgtttaaaagccTACTGACCATTACTTGATTGATTATTATTTCTCATATTACATctgggaggaggggagggaggagaggaaaagagtGTATGTGTCACAGAGCAAGAGGAAATATAGAAACTTTGTTTGTACCTCTGGCCTGAAATGATCATTTAACTGTTATGAGAACAATGCTTCAACTGTAAGTCACTTCCAGCACCCCTGTAAACATCACCCTATAAACGCTGTATTTGACCTGAAGCATTTTGGTAAATGATTAAGTAAAGTGCCTGCTTGCCATATTTGCATGTGCATGCCAATGAGTGCTTGTATGAGTGCTTTTACAACCTGGTGGTAATACCATATACCCTGGTAAATTAGGGGAGGGTATGATGTATTAATAAGATGAATACAGCCAAATCCTAGTGCAGACGACCCACTAGGCAACTGTTGTCCCAGGGCTTTTCTTTTACAGCTTTCACTATAATCTCTTCACATTATGAGAGCATAACTACATTTTATTAGCGAAGCACTTTATGGTGAAAGAAACAGTCATTTTCCAAATTTGATGATTAGATCATGATGTTAAGTATTCCACTATTTACTCTCCTGAACCCCTTGGTATAaaacaaattttcatgaaatattttatgCATCAATGCATCAAGTTGAGcgtgtctcacctggactatCTCCGTCACGGGTGTCCATGTTTTTGCGGAGAGTTCTGGTTTTGGTGGGCAGCTCTGGAGCCTGCTGGATGGGGCCTAAGGCTgccttcttctctttctttccgAGCTCCTTTTCCACCTCTAAAAACACAACCACGGACAGGATtcaacaagcagcaaaaaatgacttCTCTGTACTGAACACTGCTGTGTTCATTTTAAGAGAATATCGGGGGTCTTAAAGACTGTTGCAcagaccatcagagatgctTGACTCTTGAAACATGGTCTCAAAGGCTTGGTGGGTTTCAGCAAAAGATGGACGTTCTGAAGGGTTCCACCTCCAAcctgagagaaaaacaaaagaaaaagtttccttaaaaaaagaatttggTACCTCTGATAAAGTCCTGTACGGATAAGTTTCGATACTCACAGGCTCTCATGAGCTCGTAGACCTTCTCAGGGCAGCCTTCAGGTCGGTCCATGCGATAGTCTTTCTCCAGCAGCTCATACACCTGGGACAGGTCAATACCGGGGTAGGGAGACATCCCGTAGGTGGCAATCTCCCACAGCAGCACGCCAAATGCTGAAGTTGCAGAAATAAGACAATTAGTATTCACAGTAGTAGAGAACTGAATAACTAAATAGAATTTTACTGAGTAGTATTTTTAGAGCTGTCTACATGAAATCAAACCTACCCCAGACATCAGACTTAATTGAGAACTTGTTGTATGCCAGACTCTCTGGAGCAGTCCACTTAATGGGGAATTTGGCCCCAGCATGAGCTGTGTAGGTGTCTCCAGTCATCAGCCTGCTCAAGCCGAAATCTGCCACTTTTACCAGGTGGTTCTCTCCAACCAGACAGTTTCGAGCAGCTAAGTCCCTGCAGGAAATAAACAGAGAGAAGAGCTCATAGTTAACTTCTAAAATTCAGGAATAGACTGAAAACAAGTCAGAAAGGGTGAAAAATCTGGCTTGACggtaagaaaaaacaaaaagaaagtaaGAACGCAAGAATCAAGAGTTTGTCTTGTTACAACACGGACTGAAGTGTTGGATTTCCACAGCTGTTTTGCGTAAAGCAGAGCCACAAGCTGCATCTTGTCAGGTTTGAAAATTAAAACTTACTTTGGCAAATACAAACGACATAAATTATTTCATCTCCTCTAAAAGAGCTTGTTAAACGTGCCAGAACAAACAGGCAGTGTTACAACATCAACTCGTCTGTGATAGGAGTCTGTCCTCCAGGGTGAACAGATCAGGGAGTGTGAGGAGAGCAGACAAGGAAAAAACCTTTTATTTAGTATGTAGTATTCTTCCAGTTCTGATTGAGAAAATTCCTGCCGGGATTTGTCATCTTGGTGCTTGACAAACCCTTGCTAATATAAATTAATGTCTCAGGTATTCACACCCACCTGTggataaagttttttttctccaggtactccaTGGCAGAGGAGATCTGCGTGGCCATGTGGAGCAGCACCACTGCATTCACCTCCTCTCTGTTGCACTCCCTCAGGTAGTCTAGAAGGTTCCCATGGGTCATAAACTCTGTGATAATGTAGAACGGGGGCTCCCGAGTGCACACACCTAACAAAGAAACAACATCCATCAATactgtgccattttttttcacttcttgcCTTTAGAAACTCAActgacagaaagagaaagtgaGCTAATTGCATACCTAACAGTTGTACCAGATTGGGGTGTTTGATCTCTTTCATAACAGCAGCCTCCTTTAGAAACTCCTCCACCTCCATAGTGTCCTCCTGGACAAAGTAATAAACAAAAAGTGAGCACAAGTAAATGATGCAGTTTCCTCTTTGTATCACCAGATGGAGCCATTATGCAGCCAAAATAAACATTAGTAACTGACGGTGTTGAAACTGAATGAATGTTTGTCACATTTATATCTAAATTTTAGGTCTGCTTACCTTTAGTGTTTTGACAGCCACAGTGAGGTTGTACTTCTTCCAAACCCCCTCATAAACCTCCCCATACTGCCCCCCTCCAAGCTTGTGTTTCATAGTGATGTCAGTGCGTTCCATCTCCCACTTGTCGTAGTTGGGGGAGACTCCGTAGATTGTGGGCTTGTTGCGTTTGGGCGCTGGGTAGTGCAGCGTAGTGATGAGGCCGTCAGCCACCGTGGAGTGGTGGTGCACCAGCTCGGCCAGTGTGTTAAAACGGCTTTCTGACGAGACGTagagctgcagagaaaagaGATTCTAGGTTTGATTACATGTGCATGAGAGGTCAAGCCAGTTTGGTCAAGGATAATCAACATAATTTAACAATTTACTATAAAAACAATCACCAataacaactgttttttttcgAAATTTTGCAGCTGGACTCTTAGAAAGTTATTAAACAATTAAACCATGTGGTTTTTCACCAAGTGTGGATTAATgagaattaaaattaatttttcaaCAGCAGCATCAGGTTGCAAGACAACATTTTGGACctgaatacttttttaatgCACTGTATTTCGTTCACTAAGCAAATGGTTCCTCGGAATCTACACTAGATGTTTCCATTGTAAAATTTAACTCTGAAGCCTTCATAAAATGAGTTAAACTGGCTCTCATTTCTCACATTAAACTGAAAATTTCCACTGATGGTGAAATGAGACAATGTAAACAGATCTGCATGAATATCATTCCTGTCTGTTGAAATTTTCTTTCCAGTTCAGCAGACATGAAACATAACTGTAAGGGGTTGACTGATACTGATTTTTCAAGTCTGAAACTAATTATGAATAGTTAATGAGACCAATAACTGATATCTATTATTGATATACAATTTAGCAGATCGGCTGTTAAAGAGAAAGACTAACTGGTGATATCTTATGTATGTCCAAACGTACAtacagcaaacaaaaacaacagcagttaCTGAAATCTAAAAAATAGAGCAATATTCTTGGTCACTGTCTCTTTAGTGTTGATTTCTTATTCCTTAcccatctagccaatcagatagtgTTGTGGGTAGGAAATTAGAGCCAGAAGGGAAGACGAACACTCTAGCAGAGCCAGAGCAGAACGCTTTGTCTTCCGTTAATTTATTGCCAATGGGTAAAATACCCAGATATGCAGGATATCAGCCCTGATAACCACCCAGGACAATAACCAGATAAcaaaatacagtgcctataaaacaCCTTAAtcccattggatgttttacccttttgttagtttaataaatcattcgTGTTCattacaatttggcttttttgacaaaaacaatctttaccgtcagagtgaaaacagaattctacaaagtaatgtcaattaaaaaaaataaaaataaccaaCTGCATTAATAtacacccccttcaagtcagtatttagcagatgcacctttggctacaatcaaagctctgagtctgtgtggagagATTTCAGTCAGGCTAGCACATCTGGATGCTGCAATTTAACTCCAATCTTCTTTGggaaactgctcaagctctgtcaggttgcatggggatcggGTATggacagcccttttcaagtccagccaaaaattctctattggactgaggcctgggctttgactcggcagctccagaacattcatcttgttgtctttaaaccatttctttgtagcttaagctgtatgtttcaggtcattgtcttgctggaaaataaatcttctcccaagctgtagtcctcttgcagactgaataagattgtcctccaagatcttcctatattttgccacattcattttaccttatacctttacaagccttccatggTCGGCtgatgagaagcatccccacagcatgatgctgccaccactgtgcttcacagtggggagcGTGTTTATACTGATTTTAGGGTTTAGGGTATCTGTCAAGTGTCTTGTCTCATCGGTCCCAAGAActctcttccacttgaccatggagtctcccacatgccttttgatgaactctggttgagatttaatctgagctTTCGTCAACACTGGCTTTTCGttttccactctcccataaagctttgactggtgaggaacccaggcaacagctgttatgtgcagagtctctcccatctcagctgctgaagcttggaactccttcagagtagtcataggtgtcttggtggcctctctcactagtcttcttcttgcatggtgactcagtttatgaggatgacctgatctaggcagatttacacatgtggcaTTCCTCGATAacggatttaactgaactgaaTGCTCAATGCCTTGGAGATTTTtatgtatccatcccctgacatatacttttcaacaaccttttctctgagttgcctggaattttcttttgttttaatggtgTCTTCAACTTACAATCACTTGATACAAATTTactgtactcaggtgatccccactTCACTAGTTCTGAGACTACTAgaaccaactggctggacctttgttgaattaggtcagccactttaaagagggtaaatatgaatatattgaatattaatgcaggtacttcttttacatcacatatttttatttatttggcattactttgtagaaatttgttttcactttgccattaaagagggatttttgactttttttttgtcaaaaaagcaaaagcatattgaccatgatctctataagcactgtatgttcAAGAGCATACATtcttttgtgaaattttatgtCAAAACATGCAGGTTTATGTCTTTTTTAAGCATATTAACATTATTAGTGTTAGTCCTCAAGAGTCTGTGATTTCTTGCAACTTTCTGCTCTTTGTAGCAATGGTATCAAGGGGTAGAAGACCATTGCTCTGTCAGAATCAAGAGTTTAACACATCTCATTATGGTGACTAACAGTGgtacaaatgtatttaaatggttgtgtttatgtgtaattaaaaaaaatgaatacaataAGAGAAATGACAGGAATTTTGCTGTTCAAAAGGGTAAGTTAATCCTCTAAATCATCACAAAACTACATCTTAATATTTTGCTCATAAAAAGTGGCCTCAGCTCATTCAAAACCTACAAAGCATTAGTCAGGAAGCTGGCAGACGGAAGGATATTGGTCAGGGCTCAGTGGACACAGCCTTTTCCATTGTCCAAGTCTTACATAACCCTGAAATGATTTTCTCCAAAATGTGCGCTGtgcatttcattatttttgagCAGACTCTTTGAGCGAGCACAGGGCACGTGGAGGAGAATAGGGAAAAAGAAGAACTTTGACTGCAGtgaaaaggcagctgaaatcaAAGGAGGATTTAATGGTTAGTTGGCTGCTCTCTTGGCTTGACCGTTAAGTAAATCTTGGTGGGAAAAACAGTTTTACTAGAAAAAAGCCTTAGTTAttcagagcagtgttaatcatgGAGGTCAGTTTTGCAGCTCAGAGCACTGAGGTAATCTCAAATCACTGGAGGAGTGGATCATACCAGACTCTTGAGTTTTAGCTCAGTGGGAGGATGGAAAACAATATGAGATGGTGAACCATGAGTGTGTGTGCGACCATTGGTGTTGTGTGTGCGCATACTTGGCTGCATCTGTCCGTGCTAATGCATGTCTTAGCATGGGCGTCAGTGTCTGGCCAGCCAAGCGTCTGCTGTCCATTATGAGCAGCACAGCGGTGGTTAGAGGCATTCTTGTCATAGCTAGCGTTCCTCATGCTAGCTCACCTCACTGCATCACAGACAGGAGGGTGACGGAGCCAAAATGGCAGCTGCTTCTCTATTGACATGGCGTTTTTGGGGGGAATCCCACTGAATAAGTCAGCTGTGCATACATTGAAATATTGCCTGGAGGAATCTATTATTACTTTTGGGATAAAGGATTCCTTAAGTGCTACAGatacattgttttgttttacatgcTGATGTTTTATAACATGATGCAACACTCCATAGCCCTTAAAAGCATTTAGGAGAAATAAGTATTAACTATTGCatctttaattttgtctttGCATTGTGAATCtctgaatgattaaaaaaatagtacatttttaaagacagggTAACTGCAAACCTTTAAGGCGCAAAAATGAGGTTTTTCTGAGCATACTGGCTTTTCTTACACACAAAACTGTGTTTTAGATCACTGAAGCACAACCTTTGGAAAACTCCTTTACTGCATTATTTGTGCAGACAAATGAAATTTAGTGTTTCTGGCCTTTTAAGCTCAGCTCAGAACCAAGATTCACGACACAGtgacacatttttatgaatGGTGTGGGTGACAGTTGCAGTGGTCTGAACGCTGCCGTTGCAGCTTCAACCAAGCTGTCTGATGCTGTTACTTGTGATTCAGCTTGTCAAGTTGCAGACAGCAGGTTGCAGTTTGTGCAAgcatataaatttaaaaacaggatATAAACACTAGTTTTATTAGATAAAGTCACGCTATGAATTTTGCAAGTGTTTACATCTAAGTTTTCCCCCTaagttttcaaatgaaaacttcaGCCTGTGTCCATCGGCTGCTCATCCTGCTTTAATGCACAACTGATGGAGGGGCCACAAGTGTTAATGGGCTGAAGTTTAGATAGATATAGACATgtccaagaagcagataaatgtgaaaagagAATGAGGAGTAATGTTTTTAGAGGCATGTTTAAAACAcgaacttaaccatggaaaagggaagttgttatggattaaaaaggaaataaggaaacagtaaaaaaggTGTGTGTTCGATAGTACAAGGTGCACATAATTTTTGACAGACCTTACTAATTTGCGataaatgctgacagccctagttttttttgcattgtacATTGTCACCtgattttcactttttcccCCTGCCAGCCATTTTCTGTAATTTCCATCTTAATGTAATATTCCATTGAACttgcattttgacattttttctgttgtataAAATAAACTGCTGTAAATAACATGAGCAAGCAGTTCCATgaaaaagaggaataaaaaaatacatataaaacacTAACTAGACTGTGGAAATTTGACCAAGTATTTAGACAAATGCcatctaaaatttaaaaaattgtacaAGTAAAAACAAGATTGAATATGTTTCATGCCCCCTAACTGAACAAATCTAAGGCACTGCAGTTTCAAGCAACACAAATTAAGCCCATCCCTTGATGAGTGCATCTGGCTGCTTTATTTCTACTTAACAGCAGTAAGTACTTTGCAACTACAGCTGATGGAGAACAACACAAAATTAAAGTTGTGTAACACCGgtaacttttattatttttagtgcATGTTTCAAAGCtaaattatttctattatttcaATGACTGATTGTAGAAAAGTGCCaaattcaatcaatcaatcaatcattgtTTTTATAGTGCCAATTTATAACCAAAGTTAtatcaagacactttacaaagagggcaggtctagaccatactctcTGATGTGGCCTGTTATACACCAATGTTAATTATTACAAGTATTAaaataaagaccagtgttaatttagcACAGCAGTTTCAAAAACAGTTTCATTCGATTCAATGAAACTGTTTTAGTACTGATTAAAGATGTAAGTATGAAGTTAAAAGATGAAGCAATGACTTCTGtaatgctagcattagcaaaaacaatggcagtgaagagaaagatgcaattttagccattttaaattcacttttAGATCTGAgatcaatcaaaataaaatattcagatCTTTCGccatttttttgaccaaaagcCATCACTTAAATGAAGAGGGGGAGAGATATGTTGccaatttaaatttatttgtgcaaatttgACAGTTGCATCTTTTGGTATTGCGTCTAGCATCAAAATACTGTCTTTCaaaagtttttctgtttgtttctacTTTAAGAATTATTAGCATTGTGATTACACTACATACTAAATCACACTACAATTACAAGTCTTTAACATCCCAGCATACATGAACCCAGCAAGAATTTCTTtgagcaggttttttttttaattgccaaacagacaaacagtaaaaaaaagccTATATCAACTGGTCATAGACATCCTGTGTGTGCTCCCTGAAGCCTACCTTGCCGTCAGATGCAGTGTTGATCCTATAATGGTACACTCTCCCCTCGTACCGCAGAGAGATAGACCTCTGGCCGGGGCTGCTCTCGCTCTCTCGGACCAAGAAGCTCCCATTGATGCCCGAGCTGAGCAGGTACTCTGCAGCGTTGCGCGACACAGGCCCATGGTACCAACTGTGCTTCTCCAGGCTGTTGACGGGGGTGATGTAGTTGGATGGCACCCAACCCTGGCCATTCTTGGTCTGTGCCTCGCACCACTCGCCATTGTGGTTGTAACCAAGCACACGCAGCTTCTCCCCTGGTCAACAAGAGAGTAAAATTCTAAATATCATACTAATAGATATCTCATTGGCTGCCTACTTCTTATAGTATTGTACAGCTCATTCACGTGAGCCTGAAGAGATTATTTTAGAAGGCAGACTGTCAGCATGTTCAAGTCAGACAGAAAGGAGCTCACTGTAGCTTATGTCTCATTTGCTCTGTTCCCCACTAGCAGGGGCTTAAACAAGTTATGTGGTGACCTTGAAACAAATGTACTTCTCTACCTCTGTTTGGAACAgatacaacaaaaatataaattggACATTAAAATCCTCAAAGTCAACTTACATGTTTGGG encodes the following:
- the abl1 gene encoding tyrosine-protein kinase ABL1 isoform X1, producing the protein MGQQPGKFVGDQRRPSLPAFIKGGKRESSRHGTQPCNVFAVHEALQRPDFESQGLTEAARWNSKENLLAGPSENDPNLFVALYDFVASGDNTLSITKGEKLRVLGYNHNGEWCEAQTKNGQGWVPSNYITPVNSLEKHSWYHGPVSRNAAEYLLSSGINGSFLVRESESSPGQRSISLRYEGRVYHYRINTASDGKLYVSSESRFNTLAELVHHHSTVADGLITTLHYPAPKRNKPTIYGVSPNYDKWEMERTDITMKHKLGGGQYGEVYEGVWKKYNLTVAVKTLKEDTMEVEEFLKEAAVMKEIKHPNLVQLLGVCTREPPFYIITEFMTHGNLLDYLRECNREEVNAVVLLHMATQISSAMEYLEKKNFIHRDLAARNCLVGENHLVKVADFGLSRLMTGDTYTAHAGAKFPIKWTAPESLAYNKFSIKSDVWAFGVLLWEIATYGMSPYPGIDLSQVYELLEKDYRMDRPEGCPEKVYELMRACWRWNPSERPSFAETHQAFETMFQESSISDEVEKELGKKEKKAALGPIQQAPELPTKTRTLRKNMDTRDGDSPDPVDPEAAVSSPMLPRKERPLLDSSLNDDDRLLPKDKDKTRGSGFLSLIKKKKKNAPAPPKRSSSFREMDIHPDRRGVTPDPRESESFNNGAAINDVTHGLDSAKFLSINNNGAGGITNGAPTYPGPLFPRKKGAPAMPSPGGKAATTPPSEEETMSNSKRFLWSSSMPSGSDGTEWKSVTLPRDLGQRHFDSGTFGGKPALPRKRTSEQKGENAPRMGTLTPPPRLTTSADASSSFLGKDSDPSPGSSPQALTPKVVRRPGLPGLENSKTSALHAELLKSNVFPALGLAGEECRARRNKHSVDSSSVRERGKLQKPKPAPPPPPTSAKSGKSSRSPTQDPPSPSSTTSDIKAKGLPSVSEPPHTTTTASDREGSKKLPLGSSSSKPQPLKTSTSSSSVTTSLSSHSLGGFSSSLTSPIDQSSPNAFIPLVNTRRSLRKTAPRQGSESTPKSAVTREMVLEGTELLRAAISRNSEQTGSHSAVLEAGKNLSKYCMSFVDSIQQMRNKFAFREAINKLESSLRELQICPTATGGANTQQDFSKLLSSVKEISDIVQR
- the abl1 gene encoding tyrosine-protein kinase ABL1 isoform X2, whose protein sequence is MKMLEICLKLVGCKSKKGLSSSSSCYLEEALQRPDFESQGLTEAARWNSKENLLAGPSENDPNLFVALYDFVASGDNTLSITKGEKLRVLGYNHNGEWCEAQTKNGQGWVPSNYITPVNSLEKHSWYHGPVSRNAAEYLLSSGINGSFLVRESESSPGQRSISLRYEGRVYHYRINTASDGKLYVSSESRFNTLAELVHHHSTVADGLITTLHYPAPKRNKPTIYGVSPNYDKWEMERTDITMKHKLGGGQYGEVYEGVWKKYNLTVAVKTLKEDTMEVEEFLKEAAVMKEIKHPNLVQLLGVCTREPPFYIITEFMTHGNLLDYLRECNREEVNAVVLLHMATQISSAMEYLEKKNFIHRDLAARNCLVGENHLVKVADFGLSRLMTGDTYTAHAGAKFPIKWTAPESLAYNKFSIKSDVWAFGVLLWEIATYGMSPYPGIDLSQVYELLEKDYRMDRPEGCPEKVYELMRACWRWNPSERPSFAETHQAFETMFQESSISDEVEKELGKKEKKAALGPIQQAPELPTKTRTLRKNMDTRDGDSPDPVDPEAAVSSPMLPRKERPLLDSSLNDDDRLLPKDKDKTRGSGFLSLIKKKKKNAPAPPKRSSSFREMDIHPDRRGVTPDPRESESFNNGAAINDVTHGLDSAKFLSINNNGAGGITNGAPTYPGPLFPRKKGAPAMPSPGGKAATTPPSEEETMSNSKRFLWSSSMPSGSDGTEWKSVTLPRDLGQRHFDSGTFGGKPALPRKRTSEQKGENAPRMGTLTPPPRLTTSADASSSFLGKDSDPSPGSSPQALTPKVVRRPGLPGLENSKTSALHAELLKSNVFPALGLAGEECRARRNKHSVDSSSVRERGKLQKPKPAPPPPPTSAKSGKSSRSPTQDPPSPSSTTSDIKAKGLPSVSEPPHTTTTASDREGSKKLPLGSSSSKPQPLKTSTSSSSVTTSLSSHSLGGFSSSLTSPIDQSSPNAFIPLVNTRRSLRKTAPRQGSESTPKSAVTREMVLEGTELLRAAISRNSEQTGSHSAVLEAGKNLSKYCMSFVDSIQQMRNKFAFREAINKLESSLRELQICPTATGGANTQQDFSKLLSSVKEISDIVQR